One window from the genome of Salvia splendens isolate huo1 chromosome 9, SspV2, whole genome shotgun sequence encodes:
- the LOC121749013 gene encoding DNA repair protein recA homolog 3, mitochondrial-like produces MARLLRNASSLRRCLFSQLQGDRRGSLETSTQLCYFATKGRRKSKADASDSGEENMSKKDLALKLALDQITSSFGQGSIMWLGRSESYRHTPVVSTGSFTLDMALGIGGLPKGRVVEIYGPEASGKTTLALHVIAESQKQGGYCVFVDAEHALDPTLAEAIGVDTKNLLLSQPDSGEQALSLVDTLIRSGSVDVVVVDSVAALVPKGELDGEMGDAHMAMQARLMSQALRKLSHSLSLSQTILIFTNQVRAKLSITGFGGPTEVTCGGNALKFYASVRLNIRRIGMVKRGEETIGSQVAVKIVKNKHAPPFRTAQFELEFGKGISREAELIELGSKYNLITKTGIAYYHINDQVINGKDAFKRYLSENVSVRDELMANLRQKITDGEQDSEKLVEDVPASEMTDEEATAAAEA; encoded by the exons ATGGCTCGGCTTCTTCGAAACGCTTCTTCTCTCAGGCGCTGTTTGTTTTCTCAGTTGCAG GGAGATAGGAGAGGATCACTGGAAACTTCTACTCAGCTATGTTACTTTGCCACTAAAG GTAGAAGGAAATCAAAGGCAGATGCAAGTGATTCTGGAGAAGAGAATATGTCAAAGAAAGATTTAGCTCTAAAGCTAGCTCTGGATCAGATAACATCATCATTTGGACAAGGATCCATTATGTGGCTTGGCCGCTCTGAGTCTTATAGACACACTCCAGTGGTATCCACTGGGTCATTTACTTTGGATATGGCACTGGGAATAGGAGGACTACCAAAG GGACGTGTTGTGGAGATATATGGCCCAGAAGCTTCTGGGAAAACAACCCTCGCTTTGCATGTGATCGCTGAGTCACAAAAACAAGGAG GCTACTGTGTTTTCGTTGATGCTGAGCATGCTCTTGATCCAACATTAGCTGAGGCTATTGGTGTAGACACCAAAAATTTGCTTCTGTCCCAACCAGATTCTGGTGAGCAGGCTCTCAGCTTGGTGGATACCTTAATCCGGAGTGGTTCTGTTGACGTTGTCGTTGTTGATAGT GTAGCTGCTTTGGTCCCTAAAGGCGAACTTGATGGTGAAATGGGTGATGCACACATGGCAATGCAAGCTAGACTTATGAGTCAAGCACTTCGGAAATTGAGCCACTCACTCTCTCTTTCACAGACAATCTTAATTTTCACAAATCAG GTTCGAGCAAAGCTTTCTATTACTGGATTTGGCGGTCCAACCGAAGTTACTTGTGGTGGAAATGCCCTGAAATTTTATGCTTCTGTACGCCTCAATATCAGGAGAATAGGGATGGTAAAGAGGGGAGAAGAG ACTATAGGAAGCCAAGTTGCTGTAAAGATCGTCAAGAACAAGCACGCACCTCCATTTAGAACTGCACAATTTGAGCTTGAGTTTGGGAAAGGGATTTCTCGAGAGGCCGAGCTTATAGAGTTGGGAAGCAAATATAACCTGATCACAAAAACTGGCATAGCATACTATCATATAAATGATCAGGTTATTAATGGGAAGGATGCTTTCAAGAGATACTTGTCTGAAAATGTAAGTGTGAGAGACGAACTTATGGCGAACCTAAGACAGAAGATTACAGATGGTGAACAAGACAGTGAAAAGTTGGTTGAGGACGTTCCTGCATCTGAAATGACCGATGAGGAAGCTACTGCTGCTGCTGAGGCATAA
- the LOC121747307 gene encoding uncharacterized protein LOC121747307 isoform X1, with protein sequence MDMNCTITQQKLLIRNKHGEKLVGILHDTGSPQLVLLCHGFRSSKNDEILVSIGAALEKEGISAFRLDFSGNGESEGTFQFGNYSKEVEDIRSVVEYFVGSNRSPIAIVGHSKGGDGVILYASKYHDIPAVVNLSNPIDLRRGMEERFGEDIFDRLKKDGYVDVESKTDDFVYRLTQESMMERLNTDMCEACLSIDANCRVLTVHGTADEVIPVGDAYEFPKVIRNHQLIIIPGANHGFSSHQEEMVSAVLPFLKECMSRASTQVDHVEGAVSAMTD encoded by the exons ATGGATATGAACTGCACAATTACGCAGCAGAAGCTATTGATTCGCAACAAGCATGGCGAGAAACTCGTTGGCATATTGCACGATACTGGCTCTCCTCAGCTCGTTCTTCTCTGCCATGGTTTTCGATCCTCGAAG AACGACGAGATCTTGGTGAGTATCGGTGCTgctttagaaaaagaaggaatcAGTGCTTTTCGCTTGGATTTCTCCGGAAATGG GGAAAGTGAAGGTACTTTCCAGTTTGGTAACTACTCAAAGGAGGTTGAAGACATAAGATCTGTGGTTGAGTACTTTGTTGGATCAAACCGCTCTCCAATTGCAATTGTTGGTCACAGTAAAG GCGGGGATGGTGTCATTCTGTATGCGTCCAAATATCACGATATACCTGCCGTAGTGAATCTTTCCAATCCTATTGATCTGAGAAGAGGAATGGAGGAGCGGTTTGGTGAAGATATCTTCGACAGACTCAAGAAGGATGGATATGTGGATGTTGAATCGAAGACGG ATGATTTTGTGTACCGTCTCACTCAAGAAAGCATGATGGAGCGACTCAATACAGACATGTGTGAAGCCTGCCTTTCAATTGATGCCAACTGTAG GGTGCTGACAGTGCACGGGACAGCCGATGAGGTTATCCCGGTTGGAGATGCATACGAGTTCCCCAAGGTGATACGAAACCACCAGCTGATAATCATACCGGGAGCCAATCACGGATTCTCTTCACATCAAGAAGAGATGGTCTCAGCTGTTCTGCCTTTCCTTAAGGAATGCATGAGCCGCGCCTCCACTCAG GTTGATCATGTGGAGGGTGCAGTGAGTGCAATGACTGATTGA
- the LOC121748173 gene encoding non-heme chloroperoxidase-like, producing MEDRFGKDIWKRLTKDGYVDVISKTDMREACRSIDANYRVLTVHGTNDEVIPVGDAYEFAKMIRSHQLKIIQGANHGYTSHQEEMDSAVLAFSSRNA from the exons ATGGAGGACCGGTTTGGTAAAGATATCTGGAAAAGACTCACCAAGGATGGATAtgtggatgttatatccaagACAG ACATGCGTGAAGCCTGCCGTTCAATTGATGCGAACTACAG GGTGCTGACAGTGCACGGGACAAATGATGAGGTTATCCCGGTTGGAGATGCATATGAGTTCGCCAAGATGATACGAAGCCACCAGCTGAAAATCATACAAGGGGCCAATCATGGATACACTTCACATCAAGAAGAGATGGACTCAGCTGTTCTGGCTTTTTCCTCAAGGAATGCATGA
- the LOC121747307 gene encoding uncharacterized protein LOC121747307 isoform X2 — translation MRKRQKLLIRNKHGEKLVGILHDTGSPQLVLLCHGFRSSKNDEILVSIGAALEKEGISAFRLDFSGNGESEGTFQFGNYSKEVEDIRSVVEYFVGSNRSPIAIVGHSKGGDGVILYASKYHDIPAVVNLSNPIDLRRGMEERFGEDIFDRLKKDGYVDVESKTDDFVYRLTQESMMERLNTDMCEACLSIDANCRVLTVHGTADEVIPVGDAYEFPKVIRNHQLIIIPGANHGFSSHQEEMVSAVLPFLKECMSRASTQVDHVEGAVSAMTD, via the exons ATGCGAAAGAGA CAGAAGCTATTGATTCGCAACAAGCATGGCGAGAAACTCGTTGGCATATTGCACGATACTGGCTCTCCTCAGCTCGTTCTTCTCTGCCATGGTTTTCGATCCTCGAAG AACGACGAGATCTTGGTGAGTATCGGTGCTgctttagaaaaagaaggaatcAGTGCTTTTCGCTTGGATTTCTCCGGAAATGG GGAAAGTGAAGGTACTTTCCAGTTTGGTAACTACTCAAAGGAGGTTGAAGACATAAGATCTGTGGTTGAGTACTTTGTTGGATCAAACCGCTCTCCAATTGCAATTGTTGGTCACAGTAAAG GCGGGGATGGTGTCATTCTGTATGCGTCCAAATATCACGATATACCTGCCGTAGTGAATCTTTCCAATCCTATTGATCTGAGAAGAGGAATGGAGGAGCGGTTTGGTGAAGATATCTTCGACAGACTCAAGAAGGATGGATATGTGGATGTTGAATCGAAGACGG ATGATTTTGTGTACCGTCTCACTCAAGAAAGCATGATGGAGCGACTCAATACAGACATGTGTGAAGCCTGCCTTTCAATTGATGCCAACTGTAG GGTGCTGACAGTGCACGGGACAGCCGATGAGGTTATCCCGGTTGGAGATGCATACGAGTTCCCCAAGGTGATACGAAACCACCAGCTGATAATCATACCGGGAGCCAATCACGGATTCTCTTCACATCAAGAAGAGATGGTCTCAGCTGTTCTGCCTTTCCTTAAGGAATGCATGAGCCGCGCCTCCACTCAG GTTGATCATGTGGAGGGTGCAGTGAGTGCAATGACTGATTGA
- the LOC121747717 gene encoding uncharacterized protein LOC121747717 produces the protein MDITANLSAATQQKLSFPNKHGEKLVGILHDTGSPYLVILCHGCRSSKNDKILVSIAAALEKEGISAFRLDFSGNGESEGDLQLGSYSKEVEDIRSAVEYFTGSKRSPIAVLGHSKGGDAVILYACKYHDLPAMVNLSSPCFLKSGMEEVFGKDIGDKLKKDASVDAKSKTEESVAEGLNTDMSDTLVPIDANCRVLTVHGDADDVIPVERAKEFAKMVRNHQLIIIPGANHGYTSQHEEMVAAVLPFLKEYMSCEESPSN, from the exons ATGGATATCACTGCAAATCTTTCTGCAGCTACGCAGCAGAAGCTATCGTTCCCGAACAAGCATGGCGAGAAACTTGTTGGCATACTCCACGACACCGGCTCTCCATACCTTGTAATTCTCTGCCATGGTTGTCGATCCTCAAAG AATGACAAAATCTTGGTGAGTATTGCTGCTGCTCTAGAAAAAGAAGGAATCAGTGCTTTTCGTTTGGATTTCTCCGGAAACGG GGAAAGTGAAGGTGATCTCCAGTTGGGTAGCTACTCAAAAGAGGTTGAAGACATAAGATCTGCGGTCGAGTATTTCACTGGTTCAAAGCGCTCACCAATTGCAGTTCTTGGTCACAGTAAAG GTGGGGATGCCGTCATTCTGTATGCATGCAAGTATCACGATTTACCTGCCATGGTAAATCTTTCTAGTCCTTGTTTTCTCAAAAGCGGAATGGAGGAAGTGTTCGGTAAAGATATCGGGGACAAACTCAAGAAGGATGCATCTGTGGATGCTAAATCCAAGACAG AAGAAAGCGTGGCAGAGGGACTCAATACAGACATGAGCGACACTCTCGTTCCAATTGATGCGAACTGCAG GGTGCTGACAGTGCACGGGGATGCTGATGATGTTATCCCGGTTGAGAGAGCAAAAGAGTTCGCCAAGATGGTACGGAACCACCAGCTGATAATCATACCAGGAGCCAATCATGGGTACACTTCACAGCACGAAGAGATGGTCGCAGCTGTTCTGCCTTTCCTCAAGGAATACATGAGCTGCGAAGAAAGCCCCTCCAATTAG